A section of the Streptomyces sp. SLBN-118 genome encodes:
- a CDS encoding PD-(D/E)XK nuclease family protein, translated as MSVATIVDGAAPSIWDAAHDVDARRPRSLQTQLGASDTVCGRRAAYILHGVAPTDHADKRAAILGTFIHYGLLESARTEYRWLVERSVQDDLIRGHVDVVQLDATTAARLPARHRPAIPADVLTVEDVKTKSTYMWDRVLRYGATAAELRQVHLYAGALHEFGFEDVPGQRYLSRLGPLDIGRIRFRFINRDSGAEHIQEIDFDPQRAAEAQWWVERVRETSDPEEMPRDFNGPGLDAICDYCPFRSLCWPGMAPGVPEQTALIHNDTDREQALIDYVKGHELASEGDRIKKFARKKLDQSPAGVYGPNRLSWRGGNDEEKDDVKAMVDLHEVAGIPVPMRPDTDRMVKNLKAAGLPVPQRKTGKKTAPVINVGPA; from the coding sequence ATGTCCGTAGCCACCATCGTTGACGGCGCCGCACCCTCCATCTGGGACGCCGCCCACGACGTCGACGCGCGCCGCCCCCGCTCCCTACAGACCCAGCTCGGGGCATCCGACACCGTGTGCGGCCGACGCGCCGCCTACATCCTGCACGGCGTCGCTCCGACCGACCACGCCGACAAGCGCGCTGCGATCCTCGGCACGTTCATCCACTACGGCCTGCTGGAGTCGGCGCGCACGGAGTACAGATGGCTGGTGGAGCGCAGCGTCCAGGACGACCTGATCCGGGGCCACGTCGACGTCGTGCAGCTCGACGCGACGACAGCCGCTCGACTGCCTGCCCGTCACAGACCGGCGATACCCGCTGACGTGCTCACCGTGGAGGACGTGAAGACGAAGTCCACATACATGTGGGACCGCGTCCTGCGCTACGGTGCCACGGCCGCCGAGCTGCGCCAGGTCCACCTGTACGCGGGCGCGCTGCACGAGTTCGGGTTCGAAGACGTGCCCGGCCAGCGGTACCTGTCCCGCCTGGGGCCACTGGACATCGGCCGCATCCGCTTCCGCTTCATCAACCGCGACAGCGGCGCGGAGCACATCCAGGAGATCGACTTCGACCCTCAGCGGGCCGCCGAGGCTCAGTGGTGGGTGGAGCGCGTACGCGAGACCAGCGACCCCGAAGAGATGCCGCGCGACTTCAACGGGCCTGGCCTAGACGCCATTTGTGACTACTGCCCCTTCCGCTCCCTGTGCTGGCCGGGTATGGCGCCGGGTGTACCGGAGCAGACGGCGCTCATCCACAACGACACCGACCGCGAGCAGGCGCTCATCGACTACGTGAAGGGTCACGAACTCGCCAGCGAAGGCGACCGGATCAAGAAGTTCGCGCGCAAGAAGCTGGACCAGTCCCCGGCCGGGGTCTACGGGCCCAACAGGCTCTCCTGGCGTGGCGGGAACGACGAGGAGAAGGACGACGTGAAGGCGATGGTCGACCTCCACGAGGTCGCTGGCATCCCCGTGCCGATGAGGCCGGACACCGATCGCATGGTCAAGAACCTCAAGGCAGCCGGGCTGCCCGTCCCGCAGCGAAAGACCGGGAAGAAGACGGCCCCGGTCATCAACGTCGGGCCGGCCTGA
- a CDS encoding AAA family ATPase: MNAPAGAAKPPAIKLKTRKPTGIVPWPLILIEGEEGAGKTYSAAQFSASERIGQMYWIDLDEGSADEYAAIEGANYLIIEHDGTYRDILEQVEAVHAEARRAAAAGESPVVLTIDSGSALWRMLTNWTYERGRRTRKNRKLLQEDPDAAFDIGRNLWNDALERWNRIIYLLRTLPGIAIVLARGKQVSATDDNGQPIQNQTEWKVSAQKDLGFDSTCWVRMKRDADPQIVKVRSLRMRVEQRKPLTLRDFSIEDLVFNGLGCSIESQPRVMPALAGDVVQPWLTRIADLKDKEALGALWRSVPDPANRLSREEIATVRAAAEQRAAELDNPRSEMGEGPLTDADKLRAAAKRKAAEQDADAEQ, encoded by the coding sequence CCCGCAAGCCGACCGGCATCGTGCCGTGGCCGCTGATCCTCATCGAAGGGGAAGAAGGCGCCGGTAAGACCTACTCGGCGGCCCAGTTCTCCGCATCCGAGCGCATCGGCCAGATGTACTGGATCGACCTCGATGAGGGGTCGGCCGACGAGTACGCGGCGATCGAGGGCGCGAACTACCTGATCATCGAACACGACGGCACCTACCGGGACATCCTCGAACAGGTCGAGGCCGTGCACGCCGAAGCGCGGCGCGCGGCGGCGGCCGGAGAGTCGCCGGTCGTCCTGACCATCGACTCTGGCTCGGCCCTGTGGCGGATGCTGACCAACTGGACTTACGAGCGGGGCCGCAGGACGCGGAAGAACCGCAAGCTGCTCCAGGAGGACCCCGACGCCGCCTTCGACATCGGCCGGAACCTGTGGAATGACGCGCTGGAGCGGTGGAACAGGATCATCTACCTGCTGCGCACTCTCCCCGGCATTGCCATCGTCCTGGCCCGCGGCAAGCAGGTCAGCGCCACGGACGACAACGGCCAGCCGATCCAGAACCAGACGGAGTGGAAGGTCTCAGCCCAGAAGGACCTGGGCTTCGACTCCACCTGCTGGGTGCGCATGAAGCGCGACGCCGACCCCCAGATCGTCAAGGTGCGGTCCCTGCGCATGCGCGTGGAGCAGAGGAAGCCCCTGACCCTGCGGGACTTCAGCATCGAGGACCTGGTCTTCAACGGGCTGGGCTGCTCCATCGAATCTCAGCCGCGTGTCATGCCCGCGCTCGCCGGTGACGTGGTACAGCCCTGGCTGACCCGCATCGCTGACCTCAAGGACAAGGAAGCCCTCGGCGCACTGTGGCGCTCCGTCCCGGACCCGGCCAACCGCCTCAGCCGGGAGGAGATCGCCACCGTCCGGGCCGCCGCCGAGCAAAGGGCGGCTGAACTGGACAACCCGCGCTCGGAGATGGGCGAGGGCCCACTGACCGACGCCGACAAGCTCCGCGCCGCCGCCAAGCGGAAGGCCGCCGAGCAGGACGCGGACGCCGAGCAGTGA
- a CDS encoding helix-turn-helix domain-containing protein translates to MSIQLMIAAAYLPPDVLSQSQKLALMKIADSADDETRLARPGLTRLAAWVGVTDKRAITIVTELIAKGLVERVATGKAGRSAVYRVFPLGVPPTPTTSDLKAAAEARRAAPKNPRKARSGVLRSAPAKPAMTYQDVEAREDQRQQKAEKPQVDAGFHEGNPGGEAGFHEGNPEGAEGRVPPVEPDEFHGGNPLGSSGETPSFPGSSSVLPFPPTPAAVAAREPAPAPTGTPTPDREAPQTGCVRHRGRPAASCRGCGTNPRAGREREREQAKAAERQAHGHFWDEWHEDAVSRRQQVEERPESLEAARRAARQAVLDSKARRQQKT, encoded by the coding sequence GTGTCCATCCAACTGATGATCGCTGCGGCCTATCTGCCGCCTGACGTGCTCAGCCAGAGCCAGAAACTCGCCCTCATGAAGATCGCGGACAGCGCCGACGACGAGACGCGTCTCGCGCGGCCCGGCCTGACTCGCCTTGCCGCCTGGGTCGGTGTGACTGACAAACGCGCCATCACCATCGTCACGGAGCTGATAGCCAAGGGACTCGTCGAACGTGTCGCGACCGGCAAGGCGGGCCGTTCTGCGGTCTACCGGGTCTTCCCGCTCGGCGTACCGCCCACGCCGACCACATCGGACCTCAAGGCGGCTGCGGAAGCCCGTAGGGCCGCACCCAAGAACCCCCGCAAGGCCCGCTCCGGAGTCCTGCGTTCAGCTCCGGCCAAGCCCGCGATGACGTATCAGGACGTCGAAGCCCGCGAGGATCAACGACAGCAGAAGGCTGAAAAACCGCAGGTGGACGCAGGGTTCCACGAGGGGAACCCAGGGGGAGAGGCGGGGTTCCACGAGGGGAACCCGGAGGGGGCAGAAGGCCGGGTTCCACCGGTGGAACCCGATGAGTTTCACGGGGGGAACCCACTGGGTTCCAGCGGTGAAACCCCTTCCTTTCCTGGTTCTTCCTCTGTCCTTCCTTTCCCCCCTACCCCCGCGGCTGTCGCCGCAAGGGAGCCTGCGCCCGCTCCGACAGGCACCCCGACGCCTGACCGCGAGGCGCCGCAGACGGGCTGTGTGCGCCACCGAGGCCGCCCTGCTGCCTCCTGCCGTGGATGCGGCACCAATCCGCGCGCAGGGCGCGAGAGGGAGCGGGAGCAGGCCAAGGCGGCGGAGCGTCAGGCGCACGGGCACTTCTGGGACGAGTGGCACGAGGATGCCGTCAGCCGCCGTCAACAGGTCGAGGAGCGGCCCGAGTCCTTGGAGGCCGCCCGCAGAGCTGCGCGTCAGGCGGTGCTCGACTCCAAGGCCCGCAGGCAGCAAAAAACTTAG